A single window of Ananas comosus cultivar F153 linkage group 17, ASM154086v1, whole genome shotgun sequence DNA harbors:
- the LOC109723051 gene encoding uncharacterized protein LOC109723051 encodes MGAPNMILIAKQPSLARTSASHKPRNRSRSRSRSTMLLSPAYYRPLRFLQSPPPPPPLPKRDSSTGSPQFPRKGVRVPSNTKPRALSPKTEDDTERRTIGLKSAGGGSPSRSFLSLLCPLLKFFGGGDPSQERNDIIEVATSSLSSLARLPWGSKSTNGGGSSLNSSESPTNLQLYEFEACPFCRRVREAMTELDLSVEVYPCPKGSLRHREIVRNIGGKEQFPFLVDLNTGMSIYESGDIVKYLFQQYGQGRSPTFGLLESTIFTGWVPTLLRAGRGMTLWNKAGEQPSKKLELFSYENNAFARIVREALCELGLPYILQNVGEGSSRSQLLVDLSGSKEVPYLIDPNTGFRSGDHKKILCYLFQTYSVAI; translated from the exons ATGGGGGCACCCAATATGATCCTCATTGCGAAACAGCCGAGTCTCGCCCGAACCAGCGCTTCACACAAACCCAGaaacagaagcagaagcagaagcagaagcaccATGCTTCTTTCTCCGGCTTATTATCGCCCACTCCGCTTCTTacaatctcctcctcctcctcctcctcttcctaaGCGAGATTCCTCAACTGGATCTCCACAGTTTCCTAGAAAAGGAGTTCGAGTCCCCTCAAATACCAAACCCCGAGCGCTTTCTCCCAAAACGGAGGACGATACCGAGCGAAGAACCATAGGTTTGAAAAGCGCTGGTGGAGGAAGCCCATCTAGAAGCTTCTTGTCTCTTCTCTGCCCCCTCCTCAAGTTTTTTGGT GGAGGAGATCCCTCGCAGGAACGCAACGACATTATAGAG GTTGCAACATCTTCGTTGTCGAGCTTGGCTCGGCTTCCATGGGGATCGAAATCGACAAATGGCGGTGGAAGCAGCTTAAATTCTTCGGAAAGTCCAACAAACTTGCAGTTATACGAATTCG AGGCATGCCCCTTTTGTAGGAGAGTCCGAGAAGCAATGACAGAGCTCGATCTCTCTGTAGAG GTTTATCCTTGCCCAAAAGGATCACTAAGACATAGAGAAATTGTTAGAAATATTGGTGGGAAAGAGCA GTTTCCTTTCCTTGTTGACTTAAACACTGGCATGTCGATTTATGAAAGTG GAGATATTGTGAAATACTTGTTCCAACAATATGGCCAAGGAAGAAGCCCCACATTTGGGCTCTTGGAGAG CACAATTTTTACGGGATGGGTGCCTACACTTCTTCGAGCAGGAAGAGGGATGACGCTGTGGAATAAAGCAGGAGAACAGCCTTCCAAGAAATTGGAGCTTTTCTCGTATGAGAACAATGCT TTTGCCAGGATTGTTCGCGAAGCACTATGTGAATTGGGGCTTCCTTACATTCTCCAGAATGTTGGAGAAGGGTCATCAAGATCTCAGCTGCTCGTTGATTTATCAGGTTCCAAAGAG GTACCGTATCTGATCGATCCGAACACAGGATTTCGATCAGGTGACCATAAGAAGATATTGTGTTACTTGTTTCAGACATATTCCGTTGCAATCTAA
- the LOC109723053 gene encoding glucuronoxylan 4-O-methyltransferase 1-like, translating to MNIRKALHLLAMKAKLQNSFRARTKPILLGFSLLIILLLLVLRSNLSPTPLNQRAATQAAAGAASSASPCAKLPASVADAIVHYATSNVTPQQTLDEISVTARVLARKSPCNFLVFGLGHDSPMWSALNQGGRTVFLEEDAAWIATVREKHPALETYHVAYDTRVSDAEGLLELGQRPECTAVAAGGGTASTTTTCRLALKELPRVFDEVEWDVIMVDAPTGWIPEAPGRMGAIYTAGMAARMRRSPGETDVFVHDVDRPVEDKFSRTFLCDGYLKEQQGRLRHFAIPSHLNNPGTPFCP from the coding sequence aTGAATATCAGAAAAGCACTTCACTTACTAGCCATGAAGGCCAAGCTACAAAACTCGTTTCGAGCCAGAACAAAACCGATCCTCCTCGGCTTCTCCCTCCTCATCATCCTGCTCCTCCTCGTGTTGAGATCAAACCTCTCGCCCACGCCGCTAAACCAGCGGGCGGCGACTCAGGCGGCGGCCGGTGCGGCGTCGTCGGCATCCCCATGCGCGAAGCTCCCGGCGTCGGTGGCCGACGCGATCGTGCACTACGCGACGTCGAACGTGACGCCGCAGCAGACGCTGGACGAGATATCGGTGACGGCGCGCGTGCTGGCGCGGAAGTCGCCGTGCAACTTCCTGGTGTTCGGCCTCGGCCACGACAGCCCCATGTGGAGCGCGCTCAACCAGGGCGGCCGCACCGTCTTCCTCGAGGAGGACGCGGCGTGGATCGCCACGGTGCGGGAGAAGCACCCGGCGCTGGAGACGTACCACGTCGCGTACGACACCCGCGTGAGCGACGCCGAGGGCCTGCTGGAGCTGGGGCAGCGCCCCGAGTGCACGGCGGTGGCAGCGGGAGGCGGCACGgcttcgacgacgacgacgtgcCGCTTGGCGCTGAAGGAGCTGCCGAGGGTGTTCGACGAGGTGGAGTGGGACGTGATCATGGTGGACGCGCCGACGGGGTGGATACCGGAGGCCCCCGGGAGGATGGGGGCCATATACACCGCCGGTATGGCCGCGAGGATGCGGCGCAGCCCCGGGGAGACCGACGTGTTCGTGCACGACGTCGACCGGCCGGTGGAGGATAAGTTCTCCAGAACCTTCTTGTGCGACGGCTACCTGAAGGAGCAGCAGGGCAGGCTCAGGCACTTCGCCATCCCCAGCCACTTGAACAACCCGGGAACGCCATTTTGCCCCTGA
- the LOC109723023 gene encoding ras-related protein RIC1-like yields MSNEYDYLFKLLLIGDSSVGKSCLLLRFADDSYVDSYISTIGVDFKIRTVELDGKTVKLQIWDTAGQERFRTITSSYYRGAHGIIIVYDVTEMESFNNVKQWLSEIDRYASDNVCKLLVGNKCDLVENKVVETEKAQAFADSLGIPFLETSAKESINVEKAFLTMSAEIKKRMGNQPSTDRKQTTTVQMRGQPLQQKSNCCS; encoded by the exons ATGAGCAACGAATA CGATTACCTCTTCAAGCTTCTGTTGATCGGAGACTCCTCCGTGGGGAAATCGTGTCTCCTCCTGAGATTCGCT GATGATTCCTATGTTGATAGTTACATCAGCACAATCGGCGTAGATTTC AAAATTCGCACAGTAGAGCTGGACGGGAAGACGGTCAAGCTGCAGATT TGGGACACAGCTGGGCAGGAGAGGTTCAGGACAATAACAAGCAGTTATTACCGAGGAGCGCATGGAATCATC ATTGTTTATGATGTTACCGAAATGGAAAGCTTCAACAATGTCAAACAGTGGTTGAGTGAGATTGATAGATATGCCAGTGATAATGTATGCAAGCTTCTTGTTGGAAACAAATGTGATTTGGTTGAGAATAAGGTCGTTGAGACAGAGAAGGCACAG GCTTTTGCAGATTCACTAGGCATTCCTTTCCTTGAGACAAGTGCAAAGGAATCGATCAATGTGGAGAAAGCTTTCTTGACTATGTCTGCTGAAATCAAGAAAAG AATGGGGAACCAGCCGAGCACGGATAGAAAACAGACGACCACAGTCCAGATGAGGGGCCAACCTCTTCAGCAGAAGAGCAACTGTTGTTCTTAG
- the LOC109723021 gene encoding ras-related protein RABA2a-like: protein MAGARRRGEEEYDYLFKVVLIGDSGVGKSNLLSRFTRNEFCLESKSTIGVEFATRTLHVEGRVIKAQIWDTAGQERYRAITSAYYRGALGAILVYDVTKPTSFENVSRWLKELRDHADAHIVIMLIGNKTDLKHLRAVASEDAQSYAEREGLSFIETSALEATNVEKAFQMLLAEIYRKISKNTMSSESGEGSTGVKEGKTIDVSAADADSSKKQCCST from the exons ATGGCGGGGGCGCGGAGGAGGGGCGAGGAGGAGTACGATTATTTGTTCAAGGTGGTATTAATCGGCGATTCCGGGGTGGGGAAGTCGAACCTGCTCTCCCGATTCACCCGCAACGAGTTCTGCCTCGAGTCCAAGTCCACCATCGGCGTCGAATTCGCCACCCGCACCCTCCAc GTCGAGGGCAGAGTAATAAAAGCCCAGATATGGGACACTGCCGGTCAGGAGCGATACAGGGCGATCACGAGCGCCTACTACCGCGGTGCCCTTGGGGCCATCCTTGTCTACGACGTTACCAAGCCGACGTCCTTCGAGAATGTAAGTCGGTGGCTGAAGGAGCTCCGTGATCATGCCGACGCTCACATCGTGATAATGCTCATCGGCAACAAGACAGATCTCAAGCACCTCCGCGCGGTCGCCTCGGAGGACGCGCAGAGCTACGCCGAGAGGGAAGGGCTGTCCTTCATCGAGACTTCCGCCCTCGAAGCAACTAACGTGGAGAAGGCGTTTCAGATGCTTCTTGCTGAGATATACAGAAAGATAAGTAAGAATACGATGTCTTCTGAATCCGGGGAGGGATCCACTGGAGTTAAAGAAGGCAAGACGATCGATGTTTCGGCCGCTGATGCTGATAGTTCAAAGAAGCAATGCTGCTCAACATAG
- the LOC109723020 gene encoding GDSL esterase/lipase At1g33811-like translates to MERLSKVMVFSLGLLIRVAVAWSRGPNTQAQVPCFFIFGDSLVDNGNNNDILTLARANYRPYGVDFPQGPSGRFTNGRTMVDILAQLLGFRNYIPPYSVARGAEVLRGLNFASGAAGIRGETGNNLGEHYPLAEQVNHFRSTLQQMKRIFRGNTTRLADYVSKCIFYVGMGSNDYLNNYFMPTMYSTSYDYTPKTYAALLLQDYSRQLTELYDLGARKVAVVGVGQIGCIPYELARYNNRSNKNRTGVQCNETINKAIVMFNTGLVQMVKRYNNELHEAKFIYVNTYESSKDLAANAATYGFDVIDKGCCGVGRNNGQITCLPLQMPCEDRSKYLFWDAFHPTEDANVINAKKAYNSTSPSDVYPMNIQQLALA, encoded by the exons ATGGAGAGACTCAGCAAAGTGATGGTGTTCTCCCTGGGTTTGTTGATTAGGGTGGCCGTGGCATGGTCAAGGGGCCCAAATACTCAGGCCCAAGTTCCATGCTTCTTTATCTTTGGGGACTCATTGGTGGACAATGGTAACAACAACGACATTTTGACTCTGGCCAGGGCCAATTACAGGCCCTATGGGGTTGATTTCCCTCAGGGACCATCAGGGAGGTTCACCAACGGTCGCACCATGGTTGATATCTTAG CTCAATTGCTAGGCTTTAGGAACTACATTCCGCCGTATTCAGTGGCGCGAGGAGCCGAGGTTTTGAGGGGCCTGAATTTTGCTTCAGGGGCCGCCGGGATCAGAGGAGAAACCGGAAACAACTTA GGCGAGCATTATCCCTTGGCTGAACAAGTAAATCACTTCCGCAGCACGCTGCAGCAAATGAAGAGGATATTCAGGGGAAACACAACTCGGCTTGCGGATTACGTAAGCAAATGCATCTTTTATGTAGGGATGGGGAGCAATGACTACTTGAACAACTACTTCATGCCGACTATGTATTCCACCAGCTACGATTACACCCCTAAAACTTACGCCGCGCTCCTCCTCCAAGACTACTCGCGACAGCTCACG GAGCTGTACGATTTGGGTGCTCGTAAAGTGGCTGTCGTTGGTGTCGGACAGATCGGTTGCATACCTTACGAGCTAGCCCGCTATAACAATCGAAGCAATAAGAACAGGACCGGCGTCCAATGCAATGAGACTATAAACAAGGCCATCGTAATGTTCAACACAGGCCTTGTTCAAATGGTTAAGCGTTACAACAACGAACTTCATGAAGCGAAGTTCATCTATGTGAACACCTACGAGAGCTCGAAGGATCTCGCCGCAAATGCTGCTACTTATG GTTTTGATGTGATCGATAAAGGGTGCTGCGGTGTTGGGCGAAACAACGGGCAGATTACGTGTCTGCCGCTCCAAATGCCGTGTGAAGATCGGTCAAAATACTTATTTTGGGATGCTTTCCACCCCACAGAGGATGCAAATGTTATCAATGCAAAGAAAGCATACAATTCCACATCTCCCTCTGACGTGTACCCGATGAACATACAGCAGCTTGCATTGGCCTGA
- the LOC109723019 gene encoding GDSL esterase/lipase At1g71691 — translation MATNSPSSSHPTLFSLFLHTSLLLLLTISSSCVTSRAQGGRGGGDDEGVASSGARRRTGELVPAMFVFGDSLIDNGNNNDLPSFAKANYYPYGIDFSGGPTGRFSNGYTIVDEIAELLGLPFIPPYSEASSSNFGFGFNYASAAAGILDETGHNFVGRIPFNQQIRNFAASLAQISTRIGRAATSESVRRSVLFVGFGSNDYLNNYLMPNYNTRLRYNKDQFSDLLIRQYRTQLISLYNFGARKFMIANVGVLGCIPSVLAQNFLTHCSEEVDNLVLPFNNKVKLMVNNLNANLANANFIYIDIYDMFADILNHPTAYGFSVIDRGCCGIGRNSGQISCLPFQTPCDNREQYIFWDAFHPTSKVNIILARRAFNGSSNSVFPMNILQLASYQPRIGLEKNLRTQKS, via the exons ATGGCCACCAACTCTCCCTCCTCATCACACCCCACACTATTTTCCCTCTTCCTCCACACCTCTCTCCTGCTACTTTTGACCATCTCATCATCTTGTGTAACGTCAAGGGCTCAAGGAGGACGAGGAGGTGGTGATGATGAGGGAGTTGCGTCGTCCGGTGCCCGGCGGAGGACCGGAGAGTTGGTTCCGGCCATGTTTGTGTTCGGAGACTCTCTTATAGACAACGGGAACAACAACGACCTCCCGTCGTTTGCGAAGGCGAACTACTACCCTTACGGCATCGACTTCTCCGGCGGTCCCACGGGGCGGTTCTCCAACGGCTACACTATCGTCGACGAAATCG CCGAGTTGTTGGGTTTACCTTTTATTCCGCCATATTCCGAGGCTTCATCCTCAAATTTCGGTTTTGGGTTCAACTACGCTTCAGCTGCAGCTGGGATTCTAGATGAGACGGGTCACAACTTT GTCGGCCGCATACCATTCAACCAGCAGATCCGGAACTTTGCAGCCTCGTTGGCTCAAATTAGCACGAGAATTGGCAGGGCCGCCACGTCGGAGTCCGTCAGGCGGTCCGTCCTCTTCGTGGGTTTCGGCAGCAACGACTATCTCAACAACTACCTCATGCCCAACTACAACACTCGCTTACGATACAACAAGGATCAATTCTCCGACCTCTTGATTCGACAATACAGAACCCAGCTCATT AGCTTATACAATTTCGGCGCAAGAAAATTTATGATCGCGAATGTGGGAGTGTTGGGATGCATTCCGAGTGTCCTTGCTCAGAATTTTCTTACACACTGCTCTGAAGAAGTCGACAATCTAGTTCTCCCTTTCAACAACAAGGTCAAGTTAATGGTCAACAACCTGAACGCAAATCTCGCGAAtgcaaattttatatacattgaCATCTATGATATGTTCGCGGATATCCTCAACCATCCTACAGCTTATG GATTCAGCGTGATCGACCGTGGATGCTGCGGCATCGGGCGCAACAGCGGGCAGATCAGCTGCCTCCCTTTCCAAACTCCGTGTGATAATCGAGAGCAGTACATTTTCTGGGACGCTTTTCATCCAACATCGAAAGTCAATATCATATTAGCGCGGCGAGCTTTCAACGGCAGCAGCAACTCAGTGTTCCCCATGAACATACTACAGCTCGCGAGTTATCAACCAAGAATAGGATTAGAAAAGAACCTGAGGACTCAAAAATCTTAG
- the LOC109723331 gene encoding putative 12-oxophytodienoate reductase 3 → MGYGRFALEVVEAVVDEIGADRVGVRLSPFADYVDCWDSNPEALGLCMVQSLNKYNILYCHMVEPRMAFMERKHRMGFVDEKRQIPRKLFSMRKIFTGTFIAVGGYDREEGNKVVDEGYTDLVAYGRMFLANPDLPKRFELNAPLNKYNRLTFTIPDPVVGYTDYPFLE, encoded by the exons ATGGGAT ATGGCCGCTTTGCGCTGGAGGTTGTGGAAGCAGTAGTTGACGAGATCGGAGCTGATAGAGTAGGAGTGAGACTCTCACCCTTTGCCGACTACGTCGACTGCTGGGACTCGAACCCAGAAGCCCTAGGGCTCTGCATGGTGCAATCACTTAACAAGTACAACATCCTCTATTGCCACATGGTTGAGCCTAGAATGGCTTTTATGGAGAGGAAGCACCGAATGGGCTTTGTGGACGAAAAGCGCCAAATCCCTCgtaagctgttttcgatgagaAAAATTTTTACTGGAACTTTTATTGCTGTGGGAGGATACGATAGAGAAGAAGGAAATAAAGTGGTGGATGAAGGTTATACTGACCTTGTCGCTTATGGTCGCATGTTCTTGGCTAATCCCGATTTGCCAAAGCGGTTTGAGCTTAATGCGCCGCTTAATAAGTATAATAGGCTCACTTTTACCATACCTGATCCTGTTGTTGGGTACACGGATTACCCATTTCTTGAGTAG
- the LOC109723248 gene encoding putative 12-oxophytodienoate reductase 11 isoform X2 → MDTLPLLTPHKMGKFDLSHRIVLAPLTRTRSYGNVPQPHAILYYSQRATKGGLLIAEATGLSDTAQGYPDTPGIWTKKQVEAWKPIVDAVHKKGGVFFCQIWHAGRASTYDLQPNGQAPISSTDKPVTPQTMPGGYVMTYANPRRLGTCEIPHVVNDYRVAAKNAIEAGFDGVEIHGYLLEQFMMDNANDRTDEYGGSLENRCRFALEIVEAVIDEIGADRVGMRLSPFADYVDCWDSNPEALGLYVVQSLNKYNILYCHMVEPRMAFMERKHRMGFVDEKRQIPRKLFSMRKIFTGTFIAAGGYDREEGNKVVGEGYTDLVAYGRMFLANPDLPKRFELNAPLNKYNRLTFTIPDPVVGYTDYPFLE, encoded by the exons ATGGATACACTTCCTCTTCTAACTCCACACAAGATGGGGAAATTTGATCTCTCCCACAG GATTGTTCTGGCTCCATTAACAAGAACAAGATCCTATGGAAATGTTCCCCAGCCACATGCCATTTTGTACTACTCTCAAAGGGCAACAAAGGGGGGGCTTCTAATTGCTGAGGCCACAGGGCTCTCAGACACTGCGCAGGGATATCCTGATACTCCTGGTATATGGACTAAGAAGCAGGTGGAGGCATGGAAACCCATTGTGGATGCTGTGCACAAAAAGGGTGGTGTCTTCTTTTGCCAAATTTGGCATGCTGGGAGGGCCTCCACTTATG atttacAACCTAATGGACAAGCACCAATCTCAAGCACGGATAAGCCAGTGACACCTCAAACAATGCCCGGGGGTTATGTTATGACTTACGCTAATCCTCGGCGATTAGGAACCTGTGAGATTCCTCATGTCGTCAACGATTATAGAGTTGCTGCAAAAAATGCCATTGAAGCAG GCTTTGATGGGGTCGAAATTCATGGATACCTACTGGAGCAATTCATGATGGACAACGCGAACGACCGAACAGATGAGTACGGGGGGAGCCTCGAGAACCGGTGCCGCTTTGCGCTGGAGATCGTTGAAGCGGTCATCGACGAGATCGGAGCTGATCGGGTCGGAATGAG ACTCTCACCCTTTGCCGACTACGTCGACTGCTGGGACTCGAACCCAGAAGCCCTAGGGCTCTACGTGGTGCAATCACTTAACAAGTACAACATCCTCTATTGCCACATGGTTGAGCCTAGAATGGCTTTTATGGAGAGGAAGCACCGAATGGGCTTTGTGGACGAAAAGCGCCAAATCCCTCGTAAGCTATTTTCGATGAGAAAAATTTTTACTGGAACTTTTATTGCTGCGGGAGGATACGATAGAGAAGAAGGAAATAAAGTGGTGGGTGAAGGTTATACTGATCTTGTCGCTTATGGTCGCATGTTCTTGGCTAATCCCGATTTGCCAAAGCGGTTTGAGCTTAATGCGCCGCTTAATAAGTATAATAGGCTCACTTTTACCATACCTGATCCTGTTGTTGGGTACACGGATTACCCATTTCTTGAGTAG
- the LOC109723248 gene encoding putative 12-oxophytodienoate reductase 11 isoform X1: protein MDTLPLLTPHKMGKFDLSHRIVLAPLTRTRSYGNVPQPHAILYYSQRATKGGLLIAEATGLSDTAQGYPDTPGIWTKKQVEAWKPIVDAVHKKGGVFFCQIWHAGRASTYDLQPNGQAPISSTDKPVTPQTMPGGYVMTYANPRRLGTCEIPHVVNDYRVAAKNAIEAGFDGVEIHGYLLEQFMMDNANDRTDEYGGSLENRCRFALEIVEAVIDEIGADRVGMRLQPFSDQLDCWDSDPEAVGLYMVKSLNKYNILYCNTVEPRMATTEVRQQTPHRLLPMRKAFNGTFIAAGGYDREEGNKAVGEGYTDLVAYGRWFLANPDLPKRFELNAPLNTYDRRTFYGSDPAVGYTDYPFLDSSD, encoded by the exons ATGGATACACTTCCTCTTCTAACTCCACACAAGATGGGGAAATTTGATCTCTCCCACAG GATTGTTCTGGCTCCATTAACAAGAACAAGATCCTATGGAAATGTTCCCCAGCCACATGCCATTTTGTACTACTCTCAAAGGGCAACAAAGGGGGGGCTTCTAATTGCTGAGGCCACAGGGCTCTCAGACACTGCGCAGGGATATCCTGATACTCCTGGTATATGGACTAAGAAGCAGGTGGAGGCATGGAAACCCATTGTGGATGCTGTGCACAAAAAGGGTGGTGTCTTCTTTTGCCAAATTTGGCATGCTGGGAGGGCCTCCACTTATG atttacAACCTAATGGACAAGCACCAATCTCAAGCACGGATAAGCCAGTGACACCTCAAACAATGCCCGGGGGTTATGTTATGACTTACGCTAATCCTCGGCGATTAGGAACCTGTGAGATTCCTCATGTCGTCAACGATTATAGAGTTGCTGCAAAAAATGCCATTGAAGCAG GCTTTGATGGGGTCGAAATTCATGGATACCTACTGGAGCAATTCATGATGGACAACGCGAACGACCGAACAGATGAGTACGGGGGGAGCCTCGAGAACCGGTGCCGCTTTGCGCTGGAGATCGTTGAAGCGGTCATCGACGAGATCGGAGCTGATCGGGTCGGAATGAGGCTGCAGCCCTTTTCCGACCAATTAGATTGTTGGGATTCTGATCCGGAAGCCGTAGGGCTCTACATGGTCAAATCGCTAAACAAGTATAACATTCTGTACTGCAACACGGTTGAGCCAAGAATGGCAACTACGGAGGTGCGGCAACAAACCCCTCATAGGCTTCTTCCCATGAGGAAAGCTTTTAATGGAACTTTTATTGCCGCGGGAGGATACGATAGGGAGGAAGGGAACAAAGCGGTGGGCGAAGGTTATACCGATCTCGTGGCTTACGGACGTTGGTTCTTGGCTAATCCTGACTTGCCAAAGCGATTCGAGCTCAATGCGCCATTGAATACGTATGACAGGCGCACTTTTTATGGTTCCGATCCGGCTGTCGGATACACAGACTACCCATTTCTCGATTCTTCTGATTGA
- the LOC109723248 gene encoding putative 12-oxophytodienoate reductase 8 isoform X3, whose translation MDTLPLLTPHKMGKFDLSHRATKGGLLIAEATGLSDTAQGYPDTPGIWTKKQVEAWKPIVDAVHKKGGVFFCQIWHAGRASTYDLQPNGQAPISSTDKPVTPQTMPGGYVMTYANPRRLGTCEIPHVVNDYRVAAKNAIEAGFDGVEIHGYLLEQFMMDNANDRTDEYGGSLENRCRFALEIVEAVIDEIGADRVGMRLQPFSDQLDCWDSDPEAVGLYMVKSLNKYNILYCNTVEPRMATTEVRQQTPHRLLPMRKAFNGTFIAAGGYDREEGNKAVGEGYTDLVAYGRWFLANPDLPKRFELNAPLNTYDRRTFYGSDPAVGYTDYPFLDSSD comes from the exons ATGGATACACTTCCTCTTCTAACTCCACACAAGATGGGGAAATTTGATCTCTCCCACAG GGCAACAAAGGGGGGGCTTCTAATTGCTGAGGCCACAGGGCTCTCAGACACTGCGCAGGGATATCCTGATACTCCTGGTATATGGACTAAGAAGCAGGTGGAGGCATGGAAACCCATTGTGGATGCTGTGCACAAAAAGGGTGGTGTCTTCTTTTGCCAAATTTGGCATGCTGGGAGGGCCTCCACTTATG atttacAACCTAATGGACAAGCACCAATCTCAAGCACGGATAAGCCAGTGACACCTCAAACAATGCCCGGGGGTTATGTTATGACTTACGCTAATCCTCGGCGATTAGGAACCTGTGAGATTCCTCATGTCGTCAACGATTATAGAGTTGCTGCAAAAAATGCCATTGAAGCAG GCTTTGATGGGGTCGAAATTCATGGATACCTACTGGAGCAATTCATGATGGACAACGCGAACGACCGAACAGATGAGTACGGGGGGAGCCTCGAGAACCGGTGCCGCTTTGCGCTGGAGATCGTTGAAGCGGTCATCGACGAGATCGGAGCTGATCGGGTCGGAATGAGGCTGCAGCCCTTTTCCGACCAATTAGATTGTTGGGATTCTGATCCGGAAGCCGTAGGGCTCTACATGGTCAAATCGCTAAACAAGTATAACATTCTGTACTGCAACACGGTTGAGCCAAGAATGGCAACTACGGAGGTGCGGCAACAAACCCCTCATAGGCTTCTTCCCATGAGGAAAGCTTTTAATGGAACTTTTATTGCCGCGGGAGGATACGATAGGGAGGAAGGGAACAAAGCGGTGGGCGAAGGTTATACCGATCTCGTGGCTTACGGACGTTGGTTCTTGGCTAATCCTGACTTGCCAAAGCGATTCGAGCTCAATGCGCCATTGAATACGTATGACAGGCGCACTTTTTATGGTTCCGATCCGGCTGTCGGATACACAGACTACCCATTTCTCGATTCTTCTGATTGA
- the LOC109723332 gene encoding putative 12-oxophytodienoate reductase 11: MESTPLLTPYKMGKFDLSHRIVLAPLTRSRSYGNIPQPHAILYYTQRTTKGGFLISEATGISNTAHAYKDTPGIWTKEQVEAWKPIVDAVHQKGGVFFCQIWHAGRASPHENQPNGQAPISSTDKQIAPQDIQDGGVITSSSPRRLRSDEIPGVVNDFRLAARNAIEAGFDGVEIHAAHGYLIEQFMKDSVNDRTDEYGGSLENRCRFALDVVEAVADEIGADRVGVRLSPFSDDCECWDSNPETLGPYMVQSLNKYNILFCHMVEPRMCIVEGRYQIPFFFFFFFCKRHVCL, translated from the exons GATTGTTTTGGCCCCGTTAACAAGATCAAGATCCTATGGAAACATTCCCCAACCACATGCTATATTGTATTACACTCAAAGGACAACAAAGGGGGGGTTTCTAATCTCTGAAGCCACTGGGATCTCAAACACTGCGCACGCGTATAAGGACACTCCAGGTATATGGACTAAGGAGCAAGTGGAGGCTTGGAAACCTATTGTAGATGCTGTGCATCAAAAGGGTGGTGTTTTCTTCTGTCAAATCTGGCATGCTGGGAGGGCATCCCCACATG AAAACCAACCTAATGGACAAGCACCAATCTCGAGCACAGACAAGCAAATAGCACCTCAGGATATTCAAGATGGCGGTGTTATAACAAGCTCCAGTCCTCGACGGTTAAGAAGTGATGAGATCCCTGGAGTTGTTAATGATTTTAGGCTGGCTGCAAGGAATGCAATTGAAGCAG GATTTGATGGTGTTGAAATTCATGCCGCGCACGGCTACCTGATTGAACAATTCATGAAGGACAGCGTCAACGACCGGACCGACGAGTACGGGGGCAGCCTCGAGAACCGCTGCCGCTTCGCGCTAGACGTCGTCGAGGCGGTGGCGGACGAGATCGGAGCTGATAGAGTAGGAGTGAGACTCTCACCCTTTTCCGACGACTGTGAGTGCTGGGACTCGAACCCGGAAACCCTCGGACCCTACATGGTTCAGTCACTGAACAAGTACAACATTCTCTTTTGCCACATGGTCGAGCCTAGAATGTGCATTGTGGAAGGACGATaccaaatccctttttttttttttttttttttttgtaaaagacACGTTTGTTTATGA